In the Heteronotia binoei isolate CCM8104 ecotype False Entrance Well chromosome 13, APGP_CSIRO_Hbin_v1, whole genome shotgun sequence genome, one interval contains:
- the SP7 gene encoding transcription factor Sp7 isoform X1, which translates to MASSSLLEEEASYGSSPLAMLTDTCNKFGRTSPSQDSPPPGKAENNLGKKPYFLGLESFVPKVWGAEGMGDSYTATFPNGNGLMSPSASPQASTTYNNDYSPFSHSFPASPTSQDPSSLLVSKGHPSPDCLPSVYTSLDMAHPYGSWYKAGIHPGISTSSSNPTASWWDMHSNSNWLSSQPQSDGLQSSLQSVPSQPPISPQLPSYTSEFTTLNPAPYPAVGITSSSHLLPSGQHVLPQEMYKPKPVANNSLMEGGIGLKSGRGGSFGSTAGRSTCDCPNCQELERLGASAASLRKKPIHSCHIPGCGKVYGKASHLKAHLRWHTGERPFVCNWLFCGKRFTRSDELERHVRTHTREKKFTCLLCNKRFTRSDHLSKHQKTHNEMGVGKPPDGEGEREEAATVAGSPSTAMQDSLPGEEKDATSPEQSSLLEI; encoded by the coding sequence GAAGAAGCCAGCTATGGCTCTAGTCCCCTTGCCATGCTGACGGATACCTGCAACAAATTTGGAAGAACTAGCCCCTCACAGGattcacctcctccaggaaaagCAGAGAACAATTTGGGGAAGAAACCTTATTTTTTGGGACTGGAGTCTTTTGTGCCAAAAGTCTGGGGTGCTGAAGGTATGGGAGATTCCTACACAGCCACTTTCCCTAACGGGAATGGACTGATGTCCCCGTCAGCAAGCCCACAAGCTTCCACCACTTACAACAATGACTACAGCCCCTTCTCCCACTCCTTTCCAGCCTCTCCCACATCTCAAGATCCATCATCTCTCTTGGTGTCCAAGGGCCACCCATCTCCTGACTGTCTCCCCAGTGTCTACACCTCTTTGGATATGGCGCATCCCTATGGCTCCTGGTACAAAGCTGGTATCCATCCAGGCATCTCCACCAGTTCCAGCAACCCCACAGCTTCCTGGTGGGACATGCACTCCAACAGCAATTGGTTGAGCTCTCAGCCCCAGTCAGATGGACTCCAGAGCTCCCTGCAGTCTGTGCCTAGCCAGCCTCCCATCAGCCCTCAGTTGCCGAGTTACACTTCAGAATTCACCACTTTGAACCCTGCCCCTTACCCTGCAGTGGGCATCACTTCCTCATCACACCTCCTCCCTTCTGGCCAGCATGTACTGCCGCAAGAGATGTACAAGCCCAAGCCGGTAGCCAACAACTCCCTGATGGAAGGTGGGATTGGACTCAAGTCTGGAAGAGGCGGTTCCTTCGGAAGTACAGCAGGCAGGTCTACTTGCGACTGTCCCAACTGCCAAGAGCTGGAGCGCCTCGGGGCCTCAGCAGCCAGCTTGCGGAAAAAGCCCATCCACAGCTGCCACATCCCAGGCTGCGGCAAGGTCTACGGCAAGGCCTCGCACCTCAAGGCCCATCTGCGGTGGCACACCGGGGAACGCCCCTTCGTCTGCAACTGGCTCTTCTGTGGCAAGCGATTCACCCGCTCAGACGAGCTGGAACGCCATGTCCGTACTCACACCCGGGAGAAGAAATTCACCTGCCTGCTTTGCAACAAGCGCTTCACGCGTAGCGATCACCTCAGCAaacatcagaaaacccacaacgAGATGGGAGTGGGCAAGCCCCCCGATGGCGAAGGGGAACGGGAGGAGGCTGCCACAGTGGCTGGTTCCCCTTCTACTGCCATGCAGGACAGCCTgccaggagaggagaaagatgctACCAGTCCAGAGCAGAGCAGCCTGCTAGAAATCTAG
- the SP7 gene encoding transcription factor Sp7 isoform X2, whose translation MLTDTCNKFGRTSPSQDSPPPGKAENNLGKKPYFLGLESFVPKVWGAEGMGDSYTATFPNGNGLMSPSASPQASTTYNNDYSPFSHSFPASPTSQDPSSLLVSKGHPSPDCLPSVYTSLDMAHPYGSWYKAGIHPGISTSSSNPTASWWDMHSNSNWLSSQPQSDGLQSSLQSVPSQPPISPQLPSYTSEFTTLNPAPYPAVGITSSSHLLPSGQHVLPQEMYKPKPVANNSLMEGGIGLKSGRGGSFGSTAGRSTCDCPNCQELERLGASAASLRKKPIHSCHIPGCGKVYGKASHLKAHLRWHTGERPFVCNWLFCGKRFTRSDELERHVRTHTREKKFTCLLCNKRFTRSDHLSKHQKTHNEMGVGKPPDGEGEREEAATVAGSPSTAMQDSLPGEEKDATSPEQSSLLEI comes from the coding sequence ATGCTGACGGATACCTGCAACAAATTTGGAAGAACTAGCCCCTCACAGGattcacctcctccaggaaaagCAGAGAACAATTTGGGGAAGAAACCTTATTTTTTGGGACTGGAGTCTTTTGTGCCAAAAGTCTGGGGTGCTGAAGGTATGGGAGATTCCTACACAGCCACTTTCCCTAACGGGAATGGACTGATGTCCCCGTCAGCAAGCCCACAAGCTTCCACCACTTACAACAATGACTACAGCCCCTTCTCCCACTCCTTTCCAGCCTCTCCCACATCTCAAGATCCATCATCTCTCTTGGTGTCCAAGGGCCACCCATCTCCTGACTGTCTCCCCAGTGTCTACACCTCTTTGGATATGGCGCATCCCTATGGCTCCTGGTACAAAGCTGGTATCCATCCAGGCATCTCCACCAGTTCCAGCAACCCCACAGCTTCCTGGTGGGACATGCACTCCAACAGCAATTGGTTGAGCTCTCAGCCCCAGTCAGATGGACTCCAGAGCTCCCTGCAGTCTGTGCCTAGCCAGCCTCCCATCAGCCCTCAGTTGCCGAGTTACACTTCAGAATTCACCACTTTGAACCCTGCCCCTTACCCTGCAGTGGGCATCACTTCCTCATCACACCTCCTCCCTTCTGGCCAGCATGTACTGCCGCAAGAGATGTACAAGCCCAAGCCGGTAGCCAACAACTCCCTGATGGAAGGTGGGATTGGACTCAAGTCTGGAAGAGGCGGTTCCTTCGGAAGTACAGCAGGCAGGTCTACTTGCGACTGTCCCAACTGCCAAGAGCTGGAGCGCCTCGGGGCCTCAGCAGCCAGCTTGCGGAAAAAGCCCATCCACAGCTGCCACATCCCAGGCTGCGGCAAGGTCTACGGCAAGGCCTCGCACCTCAAGGCCCATCTGCGGTGGCACACCGGGGAACGCCCCTTCGTCTGCAACTGGCTCTTCTGTGGCAAGCGATTCACCCGCTCAGACGAGCTGGAACGCCATGTCCGTACTCACACCCGGGAGAAGAAATTCACCTGCCTGCTTTGCAACAAGCGCTTCACGCGTAGCGATCACCTCAGCAaacatcagaaaacccacaacgAGATGGGAGTGGGCAAGCCCCCCGATGGCGAAGGGGAACGGGAGGAGGCTGCCACAGTGGCTGGTTCCCCTTCTACTGCCATGCAGGACAGCCTgccaggagaggagaaagatgctACCAGTCCAGAGCAGAGCAGCCTGCTAGAAATCTAG